A stretch of the Medicago truncatula cultivar Jemalong A17 chromosome 5, MtrunA17r5.0-ANR, whole genome shotgun sequence genome encodes the following:
- the LOC11426644 gene encoding putative FBD-associated F-box protein At5g56700, with protein MPPSQSQSATTMVVSINNFPDEILTHILSFLPFKQAFKTSVLSKRWRPLCYSLPDLHITVIRRVHNFRRFMDAVMFSPHSHNLTLNSFYLTIISCSKFLETEADCFDKWVEAAKQRRVKDLQLHFLPSIHVPLAPTVFCCKTLVVLGLTGIHIGTLFHGSVDLPLLKTLTMFNIHLENIEDFMKLLSGCPILENLKTRYVKTTTNVTTGGNFKSLSKLNNADIRLFDLPFRAIYNVRFLRVHEMETNLANEEINLYYKGFSVFENLTDLQLSWCNGAHDWDEVVKMLQNCPKLQTLAIKKWIGSLKTTKDWKHPYHVPECVTSNLTTCEIEDYQAMEADFQFATYILQNARVLQVAVFRSFDSSIAANA; from the exons CTCACATACTCTCCTTTCTTCCGTTCAAACAAGCTTTCAAAACCAGTGTTCTTTCCAAGAGGTGGCGCCCGTTATGCTACTCACTCCCCGATCTTCACATCACCGTTATTAGAAGGGTGCACAACTTCCGTCGATTCATGGATGCTGTTATGTTCTCCCCACACTCTCACAACCTAACTCTCAACTCTTTTTATCTCACGATCATAAGTTGTTCTAAATTCTTGGAGACTGAGGCTGACTGCTTCGACAAATGGGTCGAAGCAGCAAAACAACGTCGTGTCAAGGATCTCCAGCTACACTTTTTACCTTCGATACACGTCCCTTTAGCACCTACTGTCTTCTGCTGCAAAACACTTGTGGTTCTAGGTTTGACGGGAATACATATAGGCACTTTGTTTCATGGTTCTGTTGATCTTCCTTTGCTGAAAACCCTAACTATGTTTAATATTCATTTGGAAAATATCGAGGATTTCATGAAACTTCTTTCTGGGTGTCCCATattggagaatttgaaaactaGATATGTTAAAACAACAACCAATGTTACAACGGGAGGGAACTTTAAATCCTTATCCAAGTTGAACAATGCTGATATAAGATTATTCGACCTTCCGTTCAGAGCAATTTATAATGTCCGATTTCTACGTGTACATGAG ATGGAGACAAATCTTGCCAATGAAGAAATCAATTTATATTACAAAGGCTTTTCCGTGTTTGAAAACTTAACTGACCTTCAACTATCTTGGTGCAATGGCGCTCATGATTGGGATGAGGTAGTGAAAATGCTCCAAAATTGTCCCAAACTCCAAACTCTTGCAATTAAAAAG TGGATAGGTTCATTGAAAACCACAAAGGATTGGAAACACCCATATCATGTTCCTGAATGTGTTACCTCTAATCTAACAACATGTGAAATCGAAGACTATCAAGCTATGGAAGCTGACTTTCAATTTGCAACATATATTTTGCAAAATGCAAGGGTTTTACAG GTCGCTGTGTTCAGATCTTTTGACTCTTCAATTGCTGCTAATGCGTAA